A genomic stretch from Streptococcus oralis includes:
- a CDS encoding GNAT family N-acetyltransferase: MILRRPTLADKETVLEMMAEFEQTQSAHDGGFWNANNFVYEEWLEENLQAEAGLNIPENWVPAIQLVSFDVAGQALGFLNLRLRLNDYLLENGGHIGYSIRPSERGKGYAKESLRQGLQVAKGKNIKRALVTCSTENPASRAVILANGGELEDVRNGTERYWIDLE, from the coding sequence ATGATACTACGCAGACCAACATTGGCAGATAAAGAAACAGTTTTAGAGATGATGGCAGAGTTTGAACAGACCCAATCAGCCCACGATGGTGGGTTTTGGAACGCCAACAATTTTGTTTACGAAGAGTGGCTAGAAGAAAATCTTCAAGCGGAAGCGGGACTCAATATTCCTGAAAACTGGGTTCCTGCTATCCAGCTGGTTAGTTTTGACGTAGCAGGCCAGGCTCTTGGCTTTCTCAACCTTCGTCTCCGATTAAATGACTACTTACTAGAAAATGGGGGCCATATTGGCTACTCCATTCGTCCATCTGAAAGAGGTAAGGGTTATGCGAAAGAATCCCTCCGACAAGGTCTACAAGTTGCTAAGGGAAAGAATATTAAACGAGCTTTAGTGACTTGTAGCACAGAAAATCCAGCAAGCCGAGCTGTTATCTTAGCTAATGGTGGGGAGTTGGAGGATGTTCGAAATGGAACGGAGCGCTATTGGATAGACTTGGAGTAG